The Methanocaldococcus jannaschii DSM 2661 genome has a segment encoding these proteins:
- a CDS encoding DUF2098 domain-containing protein, with amino-acid sequence MDEVNIKVGDYVVYINTGTKGRVVDIRKDENGDIWVVLDNNLMYRPHLLRVIDKSKITERKEDIDEVVKKLEKEELEEGKLIDLDLGDACGAG; translated from the coding sequence ATGGATGAAGTTAATATTAAAGTTGGAGATTATGTGGTTTATATAAATACTGGAACAAAAGGAAGAGTTGTAGATATAAGAAAAGACGAAAATGGAGACATTTGGGTTGTGTTAGATAACAATTTAATGTATAGACCGCACCTATTGAGAGTTATCGATAAGTCGAAGATAACAGAAAGAAAAGAAGATATTGATGAAGTCGTTAAGAAATTAGAAAAAGAAGAATTAGAAGAAGGAAAATTAATAGACCTGGATTTAGGAGATGCTTGTGGGGCTGGATAA